In a genomic window of Demequina muriae:
- a CDS encoding nuclear transport factor 2 family protein, whose product MRTQEEQELVALERDGWEALTSGHAREFYDDVLASEAVMVFPFGVMERDDAIDGMAESRRWQDYELEDVTVHDLGEGLAVVAYRVRARRVEEPPFEAMLSSTYVRSSDGWQMMLHQQSPSAVRVLSGR is encoded by the coding sequence ATGAGAACGCAGGAGGAGCAGGAGCTGGTCGCACTCGAACGAGACGGCTGGGAGGCACTCACCAGCGGGCATGCCAGGGAGTTCTACGATGACGTGCTCGCGAGCGAGGCAGTCATGGTGTTCCCGTTCGGCGTGATGGAGCGCGACGACGCCATCGACGGCATGGCGGAGTCCCGCCGATGGCAGGACTACGAGCTCGAGGACGTCACCGTCCACGACCTCGGCGAGGGGCTGGCCGTGGTCGCGTATCGCGTCCGGGCGCGCCGGGTCGAGGAGCCGCCCTTCGAGGCGATGCTGTCGAGCACCTATGTGCGCTCGAGCGACGGCTGGCAGATGATGCTGCACCAGCAGTCGCCATCGGCAGTGAGGGTCCTCAGCGGTCGTTGA
- a CDS encoding DUF4395 domain-containing protein codes for MQTQSDHDPLVVGQWVEGIDEPVANERAVRASAGILFIGGFAAWLWGVITGDLQPMRLFGIVFAVEMMLRLYIGTALTPTLVIGTLITRPQRPEWVEARSKRLAWQLGLGMSLAGCFSLGWLGLPAIVAQVICGLCLLLLYVETAFGICVGCLLAQRFARQKPQLCAGDTCAYTPPPRGTQHSVLSERWTGDLRAGDPQTGDR; via the coding sequence ATGCAGACGCAATCAGACCACGACCCACTCGTCGTCGGCCAATGGGTGGAAGGCATCGACGAGCCGGTGGCGAACGAACGTGCCGTCAGGGCATCGGCGGGCATTCTGTTCATCGGAGGGTTCGCAGCCTGGCTCTGGGGTGTCATCACCGGTGACCTTCAGCCCATGCGCCTCTTCGGCATCGTGTTCGCAGTGGAGATGATGCTCCGCCTGTACATCGGGACGGCCCTCACTCCGACCCTTGTCATCGGGACGCTGATCACTCGTCCCCAGCGGCCAGAGTGGGTGGAGGCTCGGTCCAAGCGCCTGGCGTGGCAACTCGGCTTGGGCATGTCGCTCGCCGGGTGCTTCAGTCTCGGGTGGCTGGGGCTGCCCGCCATCGTCGCGCAGGTGATCTGCGGGCTCTGTCTGCTCCTGCTCTACGTGGAGACCGCGTTCGGGATCTGCGTCGGCTGCCTCCTCGCGCAACGATTCGCGCGCCAGAAGCCGCAGCTGTGCGCCGGCGACACCTGCGCCTACACGCCGCCGCCACGAGGCACGCAGCACTCGGTTCTGAGCGAGCGGTGGACCGGCGACCTCCGGGCCGGCGACCCCCAGACCGGTGACCGATAG
- a CDS encoding YajQ family cyclic di-GMP-binding protein codes for MAGDSSFDVVSKIDRQEVDNALNQAHKEINQRYDFRGVGASIEFTGDAILMKANSVERVKAVLDVLIAKLAKRGISMKSLEYGDPVPSGKEFRLVADLKEGITQETAKKLGKLLREEGPKTVKSQIQGDELRVQSKSRDDLQVAIQLLKGADVDVDLQFVNYR; via the coding sequence ATGGCAGGCGACAGCAGCTTCGACGTGGTGAGCAAGATCGACCGCCAGGAGGTCGACAACGCGCTCAACCAGGCGCACAAGGAGATCAACCAGCGCTACGACTTCCGCGGCGTGGGCGCGTCCATCGAGTTCACCGGCGACGCGATCCTCATGAAGGCCAACTCGGTGGAGCGCGTCAAGGCGGTGCTCGACGTGCTGATCGCCAAGCTCGCGAAGCGCGGGATCTCGATGAAGTCGCTCGAGTACGGCGACCCTGTCCCGTCCGGCAAGGAGTTCCGCCTCGTCGCGGACCTCAAGGAGGGCATCACCCAGGAGACTGCCAAGAAGCTCGGCAAGCTGCTTCGCGAGGAAGGCCCCAAGACGGTGAAGTCGCAGATCCAGGGCGACGAGCTGCGCGTGCAGTCGAAGTCGCGGGACGACCTGCAGGTCGCGATCCAGCTGCTCAAGGGCGCCGACGTCGACGTGGACCTGCAGTTCGTCAACTACCGCTAG
- a CDS encoding sugar porter family MFS transporter yields MTSTSPTPAPRAGSRLNRRVVAISIGAALGGFLFGFDSSVINGAVESIEGEFDLSAAFTGFAVASALLGCAVGAWFAGTIANKYGRIRVMLIAAIFFFVSAVGSGLAIGIWDLILWRILGGLAVGAASVIAPAYIAEVSPSKFRGRLGSLQQLAIVMGIFAALLTGQLFADAAGGAAEEWLFGIEAWRLMFMAEAIPAIIYGIAALRLPESPRYLVGQSKDAEAAEVLRLFTGVEDVDSKIKEIEDSLHREEKQTLRDLRGHALGLKPIVWTGILLSVFQQFVGINVIFYYSNTLWRSVGFEESEAFLTSTITSVTNIVVTIVAILLVDKIGRRLLLLIGSTGMTASLGLMALAFSQAITDGDGEVTDFEGSWGTAAVIGANAFVVFFGATWGPVVWVLLGEMFPNRIRASALAVAAAAQWIANWAITVSFPSFASIGLTFAYGFYTSMALLSLVFVYFRVPETKGMELEDMDADVHVKRGKFVESTRS; encoded by the coding sequence ATGACGAGCACCTCACCCACACCCGCACCGCGCGCCGGCAGTCGGCTCAATCGCCGCGTCGTCGCCATCAGCATCGGCGCCGCACTCGGCGGGTTCCTCTTCGGCTTCGACTCGTCGGTCATCAATGGCGCCGTCGAGTCGATCGAGGGAGAGTTCGACCTGTCCGCCGCGTTCACCGGCTTCGCGGTGGCCTCGGCACTGCTCGGCTGCGCGGTCGGCGCGTGGTTCGCCGGCACCATCGCGAACAAGTACGGCCGCATCCGCGTGATGCTGATCGCCGCCATCTTCTTCTTCGTCTCCGCAGTGGGCTCCGGTCTCGCCATCGGCATCTGGGACCTGATCCTGTGGAGGATCCTCGGCGGTCTGGCCGTCGGCGCCGCGTCGGTCATCGCCCCCGCATACATCGCCGAGGTGTCGCCGTCGAAGTTCCGCGGCCGGCTCGGTTCCCTCCAGCAGCTCGCCATCGTCATGGGCATCTTTGCGGCCCTGCTCACCGGTCAGCTGTTCGCCGACGCGGCCGGCGGCGCGGCGGAGGAGTGGCTGTTCGGCATCGAGGCGTGGCGACTGATGTTCATGGCCGAGGCGATCCCTGCGATCATCTACGGCATCGCGGCGCTGCGCCTGCCTGAGTCCCCCCGATACCTCGTCGGCCAGAGCAAGGACGCCGAGGCTGCGGAAGTGCTCCGCCTGTTCACCGGGGTCGAGGACGTCGACTCCAAGATCAAGGAGATCGAGGACTCGCTGCACCGCGAGGAGAAGCAGACCCTGCGAGACCTGCGCGGCCATGCCCTGGGGCTCAAGCCCATCGTCTGGACCGGCATCCTGCTGTCCGTGTTCCAGCAGTTCGTGGGCATCAACGTGATCTTCTACTACTCGAACACCCTGTGGCGGTCCGTGGGCTTCGAGGAGTCCGAGGCATTCCTGACGTCGACCATCACCTCCGTCACGAACATCGTCGTGACGATCGTCGCGATTCTGCTCGTCGACAAGATCGGCCGTCGCCTGCTGCTGCTGATCGGCTCGACGGGCATGACCGCGTCACTGGGGCTGATGGCCCTCGCGTTCTCGCAGGCCATCACGGACGGCGATGGCGAGGTGACCGACTTCGAAGGGTCGTGGGGCACCGCAGCCGTGATCGGCGCGAACGCCTTCGTGGTGTTCTTCGGCGCCACCTGGGGACCCGTGGTGTGGGTGCTGCTGGGTGAGATGTTCCCGAACCGCATCCGCGCATCGGCGCTCGCCGTGGCCGCCGCCGCGCAGTGGATCGCCAACTGGGCCATCACCGTGTCCTTCCCGTCGTTCGCCTCGATCGGGCTCACGTTCGCGTACGGGTTCTACACGTCGATGGCGCTGCTGTCGTTGGTGTTCGTGTACTTCCGTGTGCCGGAGACCAAGGGCATGGAGCTCGAGGACATGGACGCCGACGTGCACGTCAAGCGCGGCAAGTTCGTGGAGTCGACTCGCAGCTGA
- a CDS encoding winged helix-turn-helix domain-containing protein produces the protein MTLQLSAAEARRVFLDAQGLARRTPSRRARASDFDRYLNRQGVLQLDTVNVLARAHYLPLYSRLGAYAPADLDAYLWGDERGHSAHAFEHWGHEASVMPRDMLPLLHHRMVGASNWKVRRRDQLEAERPGLLDAVRAAVDAHGPVVASDLEHLAPRAEARGSWWDHGHVKEALEYLFITGAVAASRGRHFTRTYDAPMRGWGLSAAEEGEWGVPAGEARQALFDRALSATGIGTVKDLCDHFRLPYAAGARTPDVAGGAVWAASAVERGLAAWTQVEGWDAPALIAVDGSASAPPGHRAARDPGRATGRALLSPFDPVCWYRPRLLRMFGVDYRIEIYTPAPKRVYGYYCLPLLVGDRIVGRLDLKADRQAGVLRVQAAWHEPGRAPGSRALSRGVVAEAAAAELDAMAGWLGLDTWTVTGMGDLAPAL, from the coding sequence GTGACCCTACAGCTCAGCGCCGCCGAGGCACGCCGGGTGTTCCTCGACGCCCAAGGCCTGGCCCGGCGCACGCCATCGCGGCGCGCCCGTGCCTCCGACTTCGACCGCTACCTGAACCGTCAGGGCGTGCTCCAGCTCGACACCGTCAACGTCCTCGCGCGCGCCCACTACCTGCCGCTGTACTCGCGTCTCGGCGCGTACGCGCCCGCGGATCTCGACGCGTACCTCTGGGGTGACGAGCGCGGGCACTCCGCGCACGCCTTCGAGCACTGGGGTCATGAGGCCTCGGTCATGCCCCGAGACATGCTGCCGCTGCTGCACCATCGCATGGTGGGAGCGTCCAACTGGAAGGTGCGCCGGCGGGACCAGCTCGAAGCCGAGCGGCCCGGCCTGCTGGACGCGGTGCGGGCCGCGGTGGACGCACACGGGCCTGTCGTGGCCAGCGATCTCGAGCACCTGGCGCCCCGGGCCGAGGCGCGGGGCTCGTGGTGGGATCACGGCCATGTGAAGGAGGCGCTGGAGTACCTGTTCATCACCGGCGCTGTCGCGGCCTCGCGAGGCCGCCACTTCACGCGGACCTACGACGCGCCGATGCGCGGCTGGGGGCTCTCCGCGGCCGAGGAGGGCGAGTGGGGAGTGCCAGCCGGTGAGGCGCGCCAAGCGCTGTTCGATCGCGCCCTGTCCGCCACCGGCATCGGCACCGTGAAGGACCTGTGCGATCACTTCCGACTTCCCTACGCGGCTGGGGCCCGAACTCCCGACGTCGCGGGTGGCGCCGTGTGGGCGGCTTCGGCCGTCGAGCGCGGACTCGCGGCGTGGACTCAGGTGGAAGGGTGGGACGCGCCCGCGCTGATCGCGGTCGACGGCTCAGCATCGGCGCCGCCGGGCCATCGGGCCGCGCGCGATCCTGGCCGGGCCACCGGCCGGGCGCTGCTCAGCCCCTTCGATCCGGTGTGCTGGTACCGGCCGCGACTGCTGCGCATGTTCGGCGTGGACTACCGCATCGAGATCTACACTCCCGCCCCCAAGCGCGTGTACGGCTACTACTGTCTGCCGCTGCTGGTGGGCGACCGCATCGTCGGTCGGCTGGACCTCAAGGCCGATCGCCAGGCTGGTGTCCTGCGGGTGCAGGCGGCCTGGCACGAGCCTGGCCGCGCACCCGGTTCACGGGCCCTGTCCCGCGGCGTCGTGGCCGAGGCGGCGGCGGCCGAACTGGACGCGATGGCGGGGTGGCTGGGGCTGGATACCTGGACCGTCACCGGAATGGGAGACCTCGCTCCGGCGTTGTGA
- the rpmG gene encoding 50S ribosomal protein L33, protein MAKNDVRPKITLACTECKNRNYITRKNRRNTPDRVELAKFCRKCGKHTPHRETR, encoded by the coding sequence ATGGCAAAGAACGACGTTCGTCCGAAGATCACGCTCGCGTGCACCGAGTGCAAGAACCGGAACTACATCACGCGCAAGAACCGTCGCAACACCCCCGACCGGGTGGAGCTCGCCAAGTTCTGCCGGAAGTGCGGCAAGCACACCCCGCACCGCGAGACGCGCTGA
- a CDS encoding endonuclease/exonuclease/phosphatase family protein, giving the protein MTTTGGLALDAAPRPSALRRTMRALAAIALVGVAVPVAARLLGWEPGPVAILVALMPWVTLAAAVPLVLAALARAWWLLAASAVVASSCVVWMVPLYVGAPAPPAGEEFTVASVSMTFGGADATEVVQLVRDHQVDVLALQELTPEAAVALRSAGLDAELPHSRAYPEPGFTGTGVWSRLGISDGRAIEGTTSRTVQVVVDAESGPLTVLAPHPAAPGLFAHSAWSADLAALEASVAGIDGPLLVLGDLNMTRDHRAFRDLESAGLADAATQAGAGFSPTFPQGRRPFPIAAIDHALVRDAPLTAVQVSTAAVSGADHRALVVTYVTP; this is encoded by the coding sequence ATGACGACGACGGGCGGCCTCGCCCTTGACGCCGCGCCGCGGCCGTCCGCCCTCCGACGCACGATGCGGGCGCTGGCCGCCATCGCGCTCGTGGGCGTCGCCGTGCCCGTCGCGGCCCGGCTGCTCGGCTGGGAGCCCGGCCCGGTCGCGATCCTGGTGGCTCTCATGCCGTGGGTGACGCTCGCCGCGGCCGTTCCACTGGTGCTGGCCGCGCTGGCACGTGCGTGGTGGCTGCTGGCCGCATCGGCCGTGGTCGCGTCGTCGTGCGTCGTCTGGATGGTGCCCTTGTACGTCGGCGCGCCTGCGCCGCCGGCAGGCGAGGAGTTCACGGTCGCGAGCGTGAGCATGACGTTCGGCGGCGCCGACGCCACCGAGGTGGTCCAGCTGGTGCGAGACCATCAGGTCGACGTGCTGGCGCTCCAGGAGCTGACTCCCGAGGCCGCCGTGGCGCTGCGCAGCGCCGGGCTCGACGCGGAGCTCCCCCACAGCCGGGCCTATCCCGAGCCTGGCTTCACGGGAACCGGCGTGTGGTCGCGGCTGGGGATCTCCGACGGTCGTGCGATCGAGGGCACCACCTCGCGCACGGTGCAGGTGGTGGTCGACGCGGAGTCCGGTCCACTGACCGTGCTGGCGCCGCATCCGGCCGCCCCCGGTCTCTTCGCGCACAGTGCGTGGAGCGCAGACCTCGCCGCGCTCGAGGCGTCCGTGGCCGGGATCGACGGCCCGCTGCTCGTGCTCGGCGACCTCAACATGACGCGCGATCACCGGGCGTTCCGGGATCTCGAGTCCGCCGGTCTGGCCGATGCGGCGACGCAGGCGGGAGCGGGCTTCTCGCCGACGTTCCCGCAGGGCAGGCGTCCGTTCCCGATCGCCGCCATCGACCACGCCCTGGTCCGAGACGCGCCACTGACGGCGGTGCAGGTGAGCACCGCGGCGGTGTCCGGCGCCGATCACCGCGCGCTCGTCGTCACCTACGTGACCCCGTAG
- a CDS encoding NCS2 family permease, with protein sequence MTTTTQRTGIAGRLDSYFEITARGSTLAQEIRGGLTTFFTMAYIVVLNPLIIGTVADGDGAFLGGGSEPNLPLVAAATALVAGLLSIMMGVWARFPLAMAAGLGLNAFVAYGIASRAGMSWPEAMGFVVIEGVVILVLVMTNFRKAVFAAVPTFLKQAIAVGIGLFLAFIGLYDAGIVRVGSGTPTQFGDGGYISTWPMVVFVVGLFTAIVLMVKKVRGALLISIAVATVLAVVIEATMSLGSTQDNPDGWALVVPALPDAAVSMPDFSLVGQVDLFGGFTSLPVLTALLLIFSLLIADFFDTMGTMTAVGAEAGLNDEEGTPPRSQQILLVDSVGAAAGGLGSVSSNTSYIESAAGVGDGARTGLASVITGIAFLLSTFLTPLYALVPFEAATPVLVVVGFLMVSQVAGIDWKDYRIAIPAFLTMILMPFGYSISVGIGVGFISFVLLQVASGSARKVHPLMWGAAGAFVLYFALGPITALLG encoded by the coding sequence GTGACCACCACCACCCAGCGCACCGGCATCGCCGGACGCCTCGACTCCTACTTCGAGATCACTGCACGCGGGTCCACCCTCGCTCAGGAGATCCGGGGCGGGCTCACGACCTTCTTCACGATGGCGTACATCGTGGTGCTGAACCCGCTGATCATCGGCACGGTGGCGGACGGCGACGGGGCCTTCCTCGGTGGAGGCAGCGAGCCCAACCTTCCCTTGGTGGCGGCCGCGACGGCGCTGGTGGCGGGACTGCTGTCGATCATGATGGGCGTGTGGGCGAGGTTCCCGCTCGCGATGGCGGCGGGACTCGGGCTGAACGCGTTCGTCGCGTACGGCATCGCGTCGCGCGCCGGCATGTCCTGGCCGGAGGCGATGGGCTTCGTGGTGATCGAGGGCGTCGTCATCCTCGTGCTGGTGATGACGAACTTCCGCAAGGCCGTCTTCGCCGCCGTGCCCACGTTCCTCAAGCAGGCGATCGCGGTCGGCATCGGCCTCTTCCTCGCGTTCATCGGCCTGTACGACGCCGGCATCGTGCGCGTCGGCAGCGGCACCCCCACGCAGTTCGGCGACGGCGGCTACATCTCCACGTGGCCCATGGTCGTGTTCGTGGTGGGCCTGTTCACCGCGATCGTGCTGATGGTCAAGAAGGTGCGCGGCGCGCTGCTGATCTCGATCGCCGTCGCGACCGTCCTCGCCGTCGTCATCGAGGCGACCATGTCCCTGGGCTCCACCCAGGACAACCCCGACGGCTGGGCGCTGGTGGTCCCGGCGCTTCCCGACGCGGCCGTGTCGATGCCCGACTTCTCGCTCGTCGGCCAGGTCGACCTGTTCGGGGGCTTCACGTCGCTCCCGGTGCTCACCGCCCTGCTGCTGATCTTCTCCCTGCTGATCGCCGACTTCTTCGACACCATGGGCACCATGACCGCCGTCGGTGCCGAGGCGGGTCTGAACGACGAGGAGGGCACCCCGCCGCGCAGCCAGCAGATCCTGCTGGTGGACTCCGTCGGCGCCGCCGCGGGTGGCCTCGGCTCGGTCTCGTCGAACACCTCCTACATCGAGTCGGCGGCCGGCGTGGGCGACGGCGCTCGCACAGGCCTCGCCTCGGTGATCACGGGCATCGCGTTCCTGCTGTCGACGTTCCTGACGCCGCTGTACGCCCTGGTGCCCTTCGAGGCCGCCACGCCGGTGCTGGTGGTGGTGGGGTTCCTGATGGTGTCGCAGGTGGCGGGCATCGACTGGAAGGACTACCGCATCGCGATCCCCGCCTTCCTGACGATGATCCTGATGCCGTTCGGGTACTCGATCTCGGTGGGCATCGGCGTGGGGTTCATCTCGTTCGTGCTGCTGCAGGTGGCCTCGGGCAGCGCGCGCAAGGTCCACCCCCTGATGTGGGGCGCCGCGGGGGCGTTCGTCCTGTACTTCGCGCTGGGTCCGATCACCGCGCTGCTCGGCTGA
- a CDS encoding FAS1-like dehydratase domain-containing protein codes for MSVNSEAVGRSYGPFEPYEVTRVKIREFADAVDAFSGAHRDVAVARAEGYADVVAPTTFAVVIAQQAEFHVVTDPEVGVDFSRVVHAEERFTHVRPLVAGDVVMTTVHIDAIKQRAGISMVTTRSEMVDLDGAPVSTVVSTLAVRETQDEGETQ; via the coding sequence GTGTCAGTGAACAGCGAAGCAGTGGGCCGCAGCTATGGCCCGTTCGAACCCTACGAGGTGACTCGGGTCAAGATTCGGGAGTTCGCCGACGCGGTCGACGCCTTCTCGGGCGCGCACCGTGACGTCGCGGTCGCCCGGGCAGAGGGATACGCCGACGTCGTCGCGCCCACCACCTTCGCGGTGGTGATCGCCCAGCAGGCAGAGTTCCACGTCGTCACCGACCCCGAGGTCGGGGTGGACTTCTCCCGCGTGGTGCACGCCGAGGAGCGGTTCACGCACGTGCGGCCGCTCGTCGCGGGCGACGTCGTCATGACCACCGTGCACATCGACGCCATCAAGCAGCGCGCAGGGATCTCGATGGTCACCACGCGGTCGGAGATGGTCGACCTGGACGGCGCCCCGGTCTCGACCGTGGTGAGCACGCTCGCTGTCAGGGAGACCCAGGATGAGGGTGAGACGCAGTGA
- a CDS encoding MaoC family dehydratase, whose translation MTESTSPSFAGLEVGQVVAEREIALTRASLVRYAGASGDFNPIHYNDVVAVEVGLPGVIAHGMLTMGVAASVVEEWGGAGNVSDFQVRFTRPIPVPNPGEATVSVTARIGALDEERRTARVDLTVQHGDVKVLGKAQALVDCA comes from the coding sequence GTGACCGAGTCGACGAGCCCCAGCTTCGCCGGGCTGGAAGTGGGCCAGGTGGTCGCGGAGCGCGAGATCGCCCTCACGCGAGCGTCCCTGGTGCGCTACGCGGGAGCCTCGGGTGACTTCAACCCGATCCACTACAACGACGTGGTCGCCGTCGAGGTGGGGCTCCCGGGCGTGATCGCGCACGGAATGCTCACCATGGGCGTCGCCGCGTCCGTGGTCGAGGAGTGGGGCGGGGCGGGCAATGTCTCCGACTTCCAGGTCCGATTCACCCGGCCCATCCCGGTGCCGAACCCCGGCGAGGCGACCGTGTCCGTGACCGCGCGCATCGGCGCTCTCGACGAGGAGCGCCGCACCGCGCGCGTCGACCTCACGGTGCAGCACGGCGACGTCAAGGTGCTCGGCAAGGCGCAGGCGCTGGTCGACTGCGCTTAG
- a CDS encoding LacI family DNA-binding transcriptional regulator has protein sequence MADVASKASVSLSTVSLAYSGAGPISPAMKARVERAAEELGYAGPSAQARALRSGRTHVVGVVIHDAFTLAFRAPLILNVMDGLISELGEMGLGVLLLPTPPAENGEKSLLATAPMDAAVVFRVRDHDDPALELLRKRSVPFVVMDGDAPPGAGQVSIDDTSATVQLIEHLQSLGHERIGTITLPHGPGHETALRPNDYMPQSTWAPMHNRLEAFRHAGVEPCVVVEARESMVAEGIAAGHLALTHESRPTAIVAQSDILAAGAVLAARELDLKVPHDVSITGFDGIDLPWLAPLELTTVYQDGVEKGRAMAAEVKELLAGETPSQVWMPLEVRIGTSTAPVNTER, from the coding sequence ATGGCCGACGTGGCCTCGAAGGCGAGCGTGTCGCTGTCGACAGTCTCGCTCGCGTACTCAGGAGCGGGCCCCATCTCCCCCGCCATGAAGGCGAGGGTCGAGCGGGCAGCGGAGGAGCTCGGATACGCCGGACCCTCCGCCCAGGCACGGGCCCTCCGCTCCGGGCGCACCCATGTGGTCGGCGTGGTCATCCACGATGCCTTCACGCTCGCCTTCCGCGCGCCGCTCATCCTGAACGTGATGGACGGGCTGATCTCCGAGCTGGGCGAGATGGGACTGGGCGTGCTGCTGCTGCCCACCCCACCGGCAGAGAACGGTGAGAAGTCGCTGCTCGCCACGGCGCCGATGGACGCCGCCGTGGTGTTCCGGGTCCGCGACCACGACGACCCCGCCCTCGAGCTGCTGCGCAAGCGCTCCGTGCCGTTCGTGGTGATGGACGGCGACGCTCCGCCCGGAGCCGGCCAGGTGTCGATCGACGACACCAGCGCGACGGTGCAGCTCATCGAGCACCTGCAGTCGCTGGGGCACGAGCGGATCGGCACCATCACGCTGCCGCACGGACCGGGACACGAGACCGCACTGCGGCCGAACGACTACATGCCGCAGTCCACCTGGGCGCCCATGCACAACCGCCTCGAAGCGTTCCGGCACGCGGGAGTCGAGCCGTGCGTGGTGGTCGAGGCGCGCGAGTCGATGGTCGCGGAGGGCATCGCGGCCGGCCACCTGGCGCTCACCCACGAGTCGCGTCCCACGGCGATCGTGGCGCAGTCGGACATCCTTGCCGCCGGCGCGGTGCTCGCGGCCCGCGAGCTCGATCTCAAGGTCCCGCACGACGTCTCGATCACCGGCTTCGATGGCATCGATCTGCCCTGGCTGGCACCGCTCGAGCTCACGACCGTCTATCAGGACGGCGTGGAGAAGGGCCGGGCCATGGCCGCGGAGGTCAAGGAGCTGCTGGCCGGCGAGACCCCATCGCAGGTGTGGATGCCGCTCGAGGTCCGGATCGGCACCTCGACGGCGCCGGTGAACACCGAGCGCTGA
- a CDS encoding MFS transporter — protein MPFTFGHEPTTSPDAARVRSARFAVLGLFAIMGAMLSTFLSRVPSIRDLLDVSVSGLANLIVFGAFGALAGLLVTGWSAAKFGTRALLWWSSFAHLGAFTLVAVSTLVESRPMFAIGHFIVSFSFAFTNVAMNAEAAEVERRMGRAVMPQFHGAFSIGMAGALGVGAVVSHAGIAPVWHFIAAALVLTAIRLAIIPTATIDGRPAPDAGEVSLGGPFATARAEYRDRRVLLIGVILFAASMTEMTAAQWMALAVVDDFEMPEAVGDLMYWVFVAAMVSVRWYGAPIIARFGRVVALRASAISVVSGLLLFALTPVFWLVPLAAALWGVGAALGVPIGFSAAADEPRRAAARVAAVASFSTIAGLMVPPLIGYLGEVVPLSVALLVVAVASTASFVLARAVRKDGALFGSRSARLRRVGSARLGQGDADMDEPVVAPGATTSTGAPDAPVRGD, from the coding sequence ATGCCCTTCACCTTCGGCCACGAGCCGACTACCAGCCCGGACGCGGCGCGCGTGCGATCGGCTCGCTTCGCGGTGCTCGGCCTGTTCGCGATCATGGGCGCGATGCTGTCGACGTTCCTGTCGCGCGTGCCATCGATCCGCGACCTGCTCGACGTGAGCGTCTCCGGCCTCGCCAACCTCATCGTCTTCGGCGCCTTCGGCGCGCTCGCCGGGCTGCTCGTGACGGGGTGGTCGGCCGCCAAGTTCGGCACCCGCGCGCTCTTGTGGTGGTCGAGCTTCGCGCACCTGGGAGCCTTCACCCTCGTCGCCGTGTCCACCCTCGTCGAGTCCCGGCCGATGTTCGCGATCGGACACTTCATCGTCTCCTTCTCCTTCGCGTTCACGAACGTCGCGATGAACGCGGAGGCGGCCGAGGTCGAGCGCCGCATGGGGCGCGCGGTGATGCCGCAGTTCCACGGCGCGTTCTCGATCGGAATGGCGGGCGCCCTTGGCGTCGGTGCCGTAGTGTCGCACGCCGGCATCGCGCCGGTGTGGCACTTCATCGCCGCAGCCCTGGTGCTCACGGCGATCCGCCTCGCGATCATCCCCACGGCCACGATTGACGGCCGCCCGGCGCCCGATGCAGGAGAAGTCTCGCTCGGTGGGCCGTTCGCCACCGCGCGCGCCGAGTATCGGGACCGTCGAGTGCTGCTGATCGGAGTGATCCTGTTCGCGGCGTCGATGACGGAGATGACGGCGGCGCAGTGGATGGCGCTCGCTGTCGTCGACGACTTCGAGATGCCCGAGGCCGTCGGCGACCTCATGTACTGGGTGTTCGTCGCGGCCATGGTGTCCGTGCGCTGGTACGGCGCTCCGATCATCGCCCGCTTCGGACGGGTGGTGGCCCTCCGGGCGAGCGCCATCTCGGTCGTGAGCGGCCTGCTGCTCTTCGCGCTCACCCCCGTGTTCTGGCTCGTGCCCCTCGCGGCCGCGCTGTGGGGCGTGGGCGCGGCGCTGGGCGTGCCCATCGGCTTCTCTGCCGCGGCGGACGAGCCCCGCCGTGCTGCGGCGCGCGTCGCGGCGGTCGCCTCCTTCTCCACCATCGCCGGACTGATGGTGCCGCCGCTCATCGGCTACTTGGGCGAGGTGGTCCCGCTCAGCGTCGCGCTGCTGGTGGTGGCCGTGGCCTCGACCGCCTCGTTCGTGCTGGCGCGCGCGGTCCGCAAGGACGGCGCACTGTTCGGCAGCCGCAGCGCGAGGCTGCGCAGGGTGGGCTCGGCGCGCCTCGGGCAGGGGGACGCGGACATGGATGAGCCCGTCGTGGCGCCCGGCGCCACCACCTCGACGGGTGCACCCGACGCACCCGTCCGGGGCGACTGA